The following proteins are encoded in a genomic region of Magnolia sinica isolate HGM2019 chromosome 1, MsV1, whole genome shotgun sequence:
- the LOC131238716 gene encoding transcription factor GTE6-like isoform X2, whose amino-acid sequence MDAPALDMDAQVQGNVLETGNAGSGRAEDGGVEVGMIRHQVDEVTTKVDELEQRVTEVAQFYSSSSKKQLGSFKGSSIVKDREKEKQITSSKKHLDPTRREAASTKRMQELMRQFSTILRQITQHKWAWPFMQPVDVEGLGLHDYYEETRRKEEEAEANFDMQIAQEAANAKMARDISNELYELDLHLEELREMVVQKCRKMTTEEKRKLGSGLSRLSPEDLNKALEIIAQKNPSFQATAEEVDIDMDAQSESTLWRLKFFVKGALEAKSSASKNQDNKRKREICDAIAKNAKKRSKKLST is encoded by the exons ATGGATGCACCAGCTTTAGATATGGATGCTCAGGTGCAGGGGAATGTACTGGAAACTGGAAATGCAGGATCTGGGCGGGCAGAAGACGGGGGTGTGGAAGTGGGAATGATTAGGCACCAGGTTGATGAAGTGACCACTAAGGTTGACGAG CTCGAGCAAAGAGTGACTGAGGTTGCTCAGTTTTACTCATCCTCAAGTAAAAAGCAGCTCGGTAGTTTTAAAGGTAGCTCGATTGTGAAAGATCGGGAAAAGGAGAAGCAGATCACAAGCAGTAAGAAGCATCTTGATCCAACTCGTAGAGAAGCTGCCAGTACAAAGAGAATGCAAGAGCTCATGCGTCAATTTTCCACAATATTGCGCCAG ATCACACAACACAAGTGGGCTTGGCCCTTCATGCAGCCTGTAGATGTTGAGGGCCTTGGTTTACATGACTACTATGAG GAAACAAGACGAAAAGAAGAGGAAGCGGAGGCAAATTTTGATATGCAGATTGCTCAAGAGGCTGCTAATGCAAAAATGGCAAGGGATATCAGCAATGag CTTTATGAGCTCGATTTGCATTTGGAGGAACTTAGAGAAATGGTGGTCCAGAAGTGCAG GAAAATGACTACAGAAGAGAAGAGAAAGCTTGGATCAGGCCTGAGCCGATTATCTCCTGAAGATCTCAACAAAGCACTGGAAATCATTGCTCAAAAGAATCCAAGTTTCCAGGCTACAGCAGAAGAGGTGGACATCGACATGGATGCTCAG AGTGAATCAACATTGTGGAGGCTCAAGTTCTTTGTGAAGGGTGCATTGGAAGCAAAGAGTTCTGCAAGCAAGAACCAGGACAACAAGCGCAAGCGGGAAATATGTGATGCCATTGCCAAGAATGCAAAGAAACGGAGTAAAAAGCTCTCGACTTGA
- the LOC131238716 gene encoding transcription factor GTE6-like isoform X1, with the protein MDAPALDMDAQVQGNVLETGNAGSGRAEDGGVEVGMIRHQVDEVTTKVDELEQRVTEVAQFYSSSSKKQLGSFKGSSIVKDREKEKQITSSKKHLDPTRREAASTKRMQELMRQFSTILRQITQHKWAWPFMQPVDVEGLGLHDYYEVIQKPMDFSTIRNQMEAKDGTGYKNVREICADVRLVFKNAMTYNDDRSDVHVMAKTLLDKFEEKWLQLLPKVIEEETRRKEEEAEANFDMQIAQEAANAKMARDISNELYELDLHLEELREMVVQKCRKMTTEEKRKLGSGLSRLSPEDLNKALEIIAQKNPSFQATAEEVDIDMDAQSESTLWRLKFFVKGALEAKSSASKNQDNKRKREICDAIAKNAKKRSKKLST; encoded by the exons ATGGATGCACCAGCTTTAGATATGGATGCTCAGGTGCAGGGGAATGTACTGGAAACTGGAAATGCAGGATCTGGGCGGGCAGAAGACGGGGGTGTGGAAGTGGGAATGATTAGGCACCAGGTTGATGAAGTGACCACTAAGGTTGACGAG CTCGAGCAAAGAGTGACTGAGGTTGCTCAGTTTTACTCATCCTCAAGTAAAAAGCAGCTCGGTAGTTTTAAAGGTAGCTCGATTGTGAAAGATCGGGAAAAGGAGAAGCAGATCACAAGCAGTAAGAAGCATCTTGATCCAACTCGTAGAGAAGCTGCCAGTACAAAGAGAATGCAAGAGCTCATGCGTCAATTTTCCACAATATTGCGCCAG ATCACACAACACAAGTGGGCTTGGCCCTTCATGCAGCCTGTAGATGTTGAGGGCCTTGGTTTACATGACTACTATGAG GTTATTCAAAAGCCCATGGATTTTAGTACAATTCGGAACCAGATGGAAGCTAAGGATGGGACTGGATATAAGAACGTGCGGGAAATATGTGCTGATGTGAGACTGGTTTTCAAGAATGCGATGACATACAATGACGATAGAAGTGATGTTCATGTAATGGCCAAAACATTGTTGGATAAATTCGAAGAGAAGTGGCTGCAACTGTTGCCTAAAGTTATTGAAGAG GAAACAAGACGAAAAGAAGAGGAAGCGGAGGCAAATTTTGATATGCAGATTGCTCAAGAGGCTGCTAATGCAAAAATGGCAAGGGATATCAGCAATGag CTTTATGAGCTCGATTTGCATTTGGAGGAACTTAGAGAAATGGTGGTCCAGAAGTGCAG GAAAATGACTACAGAAGAGAAGAGAAAGCTTGGATCAGGCCTGAGCCGATTATCTCCTGAAGATCTCAACAAAGCACTGGAAATCATTGCTCAAAAGAATCCAAGTTTCCAGGCTACAGCAGAAGAGGTGGACATCGACATGGATGCTCAG AGTGAATCAACATTGTGGAGGCTCAAGTTCTTTGTGAAGGGTGCATTGGAAGCAAAGAGTTCTGCAAGCAAGAACCAGGACAACAAGCGCAAGCGGGAAATATGTGATGCCATTGCCAAGAATGCAAAGAAACGGAGTAAAAAGCTCTCGACTTGA
- the LOC131238716 gene encoding transcription factor GTE1-like isoform X3, translating into MQELMRQFSTILRQITQHKWAWPFMQPVDVEGLGLHDYYEVIQKPMDFSTIRNQMEAKDGTGYKNVREICADVRLVFKNAMTYNDDRSDVHVMAKTLLDKFEEKWLQLLPKVIEEETRRKEEEAEANFDMQIAQEAANAKMARDISNELYELDLHLEELREMVVQKCRKMTTEEKRKLGSGLSRLSPEDLNKALEIIAQKNPSFQATAEEVDIDMDAQSESTLWRLKFFVKGALEAKSSASKNQDNKRKREICDAIAKNAKKRSKKLST; encoded by the exons ATGCAAGAGCTCATGCGTCAATTTTCCACAATATTGCGCCAG ATCACACAACACAAGTGGGCTTGGCCCTTCATGCAGCCTGTAGATGTTGAGGGCCTTGGTTTACATGACTACTATGAG GTTATTCAAAAGCCCATGGATTTTAGTACAATTCGGAACCAGATGGAAGCTAAGGATGGGACTGGATATAAGAACGTGCGGGAAATATGTGCTGATGTGAGACTGGTTTTCAAGAATGCGATGACATACAATGACGATAGAAGTGATGTTCATGTAATGGCCAAAACATTGTTGGATAAATTCGAAGAGAAGTGGCTGCAACTGTTGCCTAAAGTTATTGAAGAG GAAACAAGACGAAAAGAAGAGGAAGCGGAGGCAAATTTTGATATGCAGATTGCTCAAGAGGCTGCTAATGCAAAAATGGCAAGGGATATCAGCAATGag CTTTATGAGCTCGATTTGCATTTGGAGGAACTTAGAGAAATGGTGGTCCAGAAGTGCAG GAAAATGACTACAGAAGAGAAGAGAAAGCTTGGATCAGGCCTGAGCCGATTATCTCCTGAAGATCTCAACAAAGCACTGGAAATCATTGCTCAAAAGAATCCAAGTTTCCAGGCTACAGCAGAAGAGGTGGACATCGACATGGATGCTCAG AGTGAATCAACATTGTGGAGGCTCAAGTTCTTTGTGAAGGGTGCATTGGAAGCAAAGAGTTCTGCAAGCAAGAACCAGGACAACAAGCGCAAGCGGGAAATATGTGATGCCATTGCCAAGAATGCAAAGAAACGGAGTAAAAAGCTCTCGACTTGA